The proteins below come from a single Papaver somniferum cultivar HN1 chromosome 11, ASM357369v1, whole genome shotgun sequence genomic window:
- the LOC113323339 gene encoding uncharacterized protein LOC113323339, whose product MARICLIFSFAFTGFIMLSMSQIALGVSKVGQLLPQPAEAVVLSAPGGLATAEKTGNTDTQTPAGGIKRGGVIGATSAKGLVQLKDRGVQGGNLNEAEVYHHSTTDHLDIANGGAVVTRDVNTKVNLEKGQVITEGKAGANIPKVASVKTGAAGVSSKNSKKVNWDLPMM is encoded by the exons ATGGCTAGGATCTGTCTGATCTTCAGCTTTGCCTTCACTGGTTTCATAATGTTGTCTATGTCAC AGATTGCATTAGGGGTTTCAAAAGTTGGTCAACTGTTACCACAGCCGGCTGAGGCAGTGGTTCTTTCCGCTCCAGGCGGACTGGCCACGGCAGAGAAGACCGGTAATACTGATACACAGACACCAGCTGGCGGGATCAAAAGAGGTGGGGTCATAGGAGCAACATCAGCGAAAGGGTTAGTGCAGCTGAAGGATCGTGGCGTCCAAGGGGGGAACTTAAATGAGGCCGAGGTTTACCACCACTCGACAACTGATCACCTAGACATCGCAAATGGAGGAGCGGTCGTGACGCGAGATGTGAATACTAAGGTGAACTTGGAAAAAGGCCAAGTGATTACCGAAGGGAAAGCTGGAGCAAATATCCCAAAGGTGGCAAGCGTTAAGACAGGTGCTGCAGGGGTGAGTTCAAAGAACTCAAAGAAGGTAAATTGGGATTTGCCTATGATGTAA
- the LOC113323338 gene encoding probable E3 ubiquitin-protein ligase RNF217, with translation MMQSMEIEITDQNLEKAPSSNSPIDDSSSGTSIITVDYFTCEICIEPVLVDQKFKNMETDGCLHPYCTDCIVKYIEVKVSHDNTSEIKCPDSNCSVFLNILSCRSILPKSVFEKWCRVLCESAVLMESSKGGFAYGRSYCPFRECSELVLNECVKTTATSTSSTSSNITKSTCPNCKKIFCFHCMVPWKENHRCSRRGDLVNDVDRNDLLFLEAARREKWTRCPNCSRYVERKRGCSAMTCRCRATFCYRCGCKNCICKLKAGCCCRMVMNILLCYAFLGFVCMVFYMVLLGIKTHKRG, from the exons ATGATGCAGAGCATGGAGATAGAAATCACAGATCAAAACCTCGAAAAAGCCCCTTCATCTAATTCACCTATCGATGACAGTTCAAGCGGTACTAGTATTATTACAGTTGACTATTTCACTTGCGAAATCTGTATAGAACCAGTTCTTGTAGACCAGAAATTCAAGAACATGGAGACGGATGGGTGCCTTCACCCATATTGTACTGATTGTATCGTCAAGTACATCGAAGTAAAGGTTTCTCACGACAATACTTCAGAGATAAAATGTCCTGATAGCAATTGCAGTGTCTTCTTAAACATTTTATCTTGTCGTTCGATTCTTCCCAAATCTGTGTTCGAGAAATGGTGTCGTGTTCTTTGTGAATCAGCTGTACTAATGGAATCATCGAAAGGTGGGTTTGCTTATGGGAGATCTTACTGTCCTTTTCGTGAATGTAGCGAATTAGTTTTAAACGAGTGTGTTAAGACAACTGCAACATCAACTTCTTCAACTAGTTCTAACATTACAAAATCAACATGTCCGAATtgcaagaagatattctgttttcATTGTATGGTTCCGTGGAAGGAGAATCATAGATGTAGTAGAAGAGGTGATTTGGTAAATGATGTTGATAGAAACGATCTTTTGTTCCTGGAAGCAGCTAGAAGAGAGAAATGGACTCGATGTCCCAATTGCAGCCGGTACGTAGAACGTAAACGAGGTTGCTCCGCCATGACGTGCAG ATGCAGAGCCACATTTTGTTACCGGTGTGGGTGTAAGAACTGTATATGCAAACTAAAAGCAGGCTGTTGTTGCAGAATGGTTATGAACATTTTATTGTGCTATGCGTTTTTGGGTTTTGTTTGTATGGTTTTTTACATGGTTCTCTTGGGAATTAAGACTCATAAAAGGGGCTGA
- the LOC113325431 gene encoding probable E3 ubiquitin-protein ligase RNF217: protein MEIEITDQNLEKAPSSNSPIDDSSSNSSIITDNYFTCEICIEPVLLSQKFKNMETDGCLHPYCTYCIVKYIEVKVSHDNTSEIKCPDSNCSVFLSIFSCRSILPKSVFEKWCRLLCESVVLTESSKGGFAYGRSYCPFRECSELVLNECVKTTASSSTSTSSNITKSTCPNCKKIFCFHCMVPWKENHRCSRRGDLVKDVDRNDLLFLEAARREKWTRCPDCSRYVERKRGCFVMTCRCKATFCYRCGCKNCICNLKAGCSCRTVVYILLYYTFLAFFCIVFYKVFLGN from the exons ATGGAGATAGAAATCACAGACCAAAACCTCGAAAAAGCCCCTTCATCTAATTCACCCATCGATGACAGTTCAAGCAATAGTAGTATTATTACAGACAACTATTTCACTTGCGAAATCTGTATAGAACCAGTTCTTCTAAGCCAGAAATTCAAGAACATGGAGACGGATGGGTGCCTTCACCCATATTGTACTTATTGTATCGTCAAGTACATCGAAGTAAAAGTTTCTCACGACAATACTTCAGAGATAAAATGTCCAGATAGCAATTGCAGTGTCTTCTTAAGCATTTTCTCTTGTCGTTCGATTCTTCCCAAATCTGTGTTCGAGAAATGGTGTCGTCTTCTTTGCGAATCAGTTGTACTAACGGAATCATCAAAAGGCGGGTTTGCTTATGGGAGATCTTACTGTCCTTTTCGTGAATGTAGCGAATTAGTTTTAAACGAGTGTGTTAAGACGACTGCATCATCAAGTACTTCAACTAGTTCTAACATTACAAAATCAACATGTCCAAATTGCAAGAAGATATTCTGCTTTCATTGTATGGTTCCATGGAAGGAGAATCATAGATGTAGTAGAAGAGGTGATTTGGTAAAAGATGTTGATAGAAACGATCTTCTCTTCCTGGAAGCTGCTAGAAGAGAGAAATGGACTCGATGTCCCGATTGCAGCCGGTACGTAGAACGTAAACGAGGTTGCTTCGTCATGACGTGCAG ATGCAAAGCCACATTTTGTTACCGGTGTGGATGTAAGAACTGTATATGCAACCTAAAAGCAGGCTGTAGTTGCAGAACGGTTGTATACATTTTATTGTACTATACGTTTTTGGCTtttttttgtattgttttttacAAGGTTTTTCTTGGGAATTAA
- the LOC113321777 gene encoding uncharacterized protein LOC113321777 translates to MLSMFQIALGVSKVGQLLPQPAEAVVLSAPGGLATAEKTGNTDTQTSAGGIKRGGVIGATAAKGLVQLKDRGVQGGNLNEGEVYHHSTTDHLDIANGGAVVTRDVNTNARFTEGKAGANIPGVASVNTGVAGVQGSKNSKGVGSKNSKGKY, encoded by the exons ATGTTGTCTATGTTTC AGATTGCATTAGGGGTTTCAAAAGTTGGTCAACTGTTACCACAGCCGGCTGAGGCAGTGGTTCTTTCCGCTCCAGGAGGACTGGCCACGGCAGAGAAGACCGGTAATACTGATACACAGACATCAGCTGGCGGGATCAAAAGAGGTGGGGTCATAGGAGCAACAGCAGCGAAAGGGTTAGTGCAGCTGAAGGATCGTGGCGTCCAAGGGGGGAACTTAAATGAGGGCGAGGTTTACCACCACTCGACAACTGATCACCTAGACATCGCAAATGGAGGAGCGGTCGTGACGCGAGATGTGAATACTAATGCGAGGTTTACCGAAGGGAAAGCTGGAGCAAATATCCCAGGGGTGGCAAGCGTTAATACAGGTGTTGCAGGAGTTCAGGGTTCAAAGAACTCAAAAG gGGTGGGTTCAAAGAACTCTAAAGGTAAATACTAG